In Lentimicrobiaceae bacterium, the DNA window TCTTGCCTTACGTTAAGTTTGAGGGAGGGTCGTTGGAGATAGATAATGAAACAATCAATGTTTTAAACAAAATTTAATGGGCAAAACAAAATTACATCAAAAATTACCAACTGATTGGAACAAAAGAGAAGTTCTTCGTAACAAAGGACAATTCTGGACACCAGGCTGGGTTGCCGAAGCAATGGTTTCTTTTGTTTCTGAAAAAACCGATTTGGTTTTCGACCCTGCAACCGGCAGAGGAGCTTTTCTTGAAGCCCTTATTAAACTCAATAAAAAAGAAATTACATTTTTTGGCACCGATATTGACCATGAAGTTTTAAATGATGAAATTTATAACAATAAAAACTGTTTAGTAGAAAAAAGAGATTTTATTAAAAATCCTCCACAAAGAAAATTTAAGGCTATTGTTGCAAACCCACCTTACATTAGACATCATCGAATTGATGAAAAAACAAAAACTACATTAAAAAAACTTTCGGCCTCAATAACGGGTTTTACAATAGATGGACGTGCGGGCTATCATATTTATTTTTTTATTCAAGCCTTGAATCATTTGGAAGAAGATGGAAGATTGGCTTTTATAATGCCCGCCGACACTTGTGAAGGAACTTTTGCTTCAAAATTATGGAAATGGATTTCTGAAAATTATTGTTTAGAAGCAGTAATAACATTTGAACAAAAGGCTACTCCCTTTCCAAATGTAGATACAAATGCAATTGTTTTTTTAATTAAAAATTCAAAACCTAATGAAAACATATTTTGGGTAAAATCAAATCTGGCATATTCGACAGATTTATTGGAATTTGTTTCTTCAAAATTCACAAAACTTACTTTCGATAGTCTCGAAATCACAAACCGAAAATTAAAAGAAGCAATTGATACCGGGCTAACTCGACCCGAACAAAATCATAATGGTTTTAAATATCACTTACATGATTTTGCCAATGTTATGAGAGGCATCGCAACCGGTTCAAATGAATTTTTCTTTTTAACAGCAAAACAAGTTATCGAACTCGGAATACCTGATGAATTTATTAAGAGAGCAGTTGGAAGAACAAAAGATGCTACTTCAAATATTTTGACCGAAAATGATCTTAATATTTTAGAAGAAAAACAGCGACCAACTTTCCTTTTTTCTATTAATAATATCCATAATAATTTTCCAAAATCGGTTTTAAACTATTTGAAAGTTGGAGAAGAAATGGGGCTTCCAAACTTATCATTGATTAAGCAACGAAAGCCCTGGTATAAAATGGAAAAAAGAGAAATTTCCCCTCTGCTTTTTGCCTATCTCGGAAGACGAAATACTCGTTTCATATTGAATGAAGCTGGTGTAATTCCTTTAACTTGTTTTCTTTGTGTGTATCCAATTTATACTGACAAAAAATATATAAGAAATCTTTGGGAAGCACTAAATCATCCCGACACTTTAGAAAATCTGAAACTGGTTGGCAAAAGTTATGGCTCAGGTGCATTAAAAGTTGAACCTGGCAAGCTAAATAAATTACCAATACCTGAGCACATTGTTGAACAATTTGAATTGAAACGACCCTACAAAAAAACAGATGCTCAGCTCGATTTATTCAGAGAAAAAGAAGAAAAATACAAGATTATTTCATGAATAGTTTCTCTTAACATAAACTCACCCATCTTCATCAAGCACAATGGCTGACCACACAAAAACAAATCCCAATGGCTATCGGAATGCAAAAGTGCCGGATTCGAGCCGATGCATTAAGGTAAATTACTACATTTGGTGTGTTAAATGAACAAATAATCCTGGATTTTGAAAATGTTCTTCAAATTTTAAAAAATTAGAGAATATTTTGAATAAATCAGCCGGATGAAACTACCTGTGTTTTGAAGAATTAAAAAAACGTATTGAATCTTATAAAAAACTGAAAAATGAGCTACATCTATCGTATGGAAGAGAATCTGTTTCTTATACCCAATATCCGTAATAAGGATGTTTACATTCCTTTGAAAAAAAACCGAAAATGGATACGCAGATTTGGCGATGTGGCTATCTACCTCAAAAATGAAGAGGGAGAAGGAGTTTTCAGTTTTGCAAAAATCGTTGATAGTATCATTCACAAATCTTCACAAATCGAAGCTGAAAAGTCAACAGAACTAATCAAAAGAAATTATTTCCAGTTGCAGATTTTGCCAATGATGTCAAGTAGAGCTCCTATTATTGACATCACGATACTACGACATTTCCCTTCATGGAATAAACCGGATTTTCAAAAACCCTTTAAGCCATATAAACTCTATTGGGCTTCGTGGCTGAGTTGGGAATTGGATTATCTCGAATACCGGTTTCCGTATGATTTTTGTCCAACCTGTGGACCTGGTTTTTTCTCCAACAAATACTGGCGTTTTTATATTCATATACTCCGCGAGCAGAGTGTAAATTATTACCAGAATAGTAAACTGCCAAATGAAAAACGCAGATGTGAACATTGTGGTTATTCTGTTCATGTACCTTACTTTCTCGAAATCCACGATACGGCAGTAATAGATTTCGAGTCGGATTATAAACCCGTAAACATAAAGGATTTTATTGTCCTTTGCCCTAATTGCCATAGGAAAGAACATCTGACGCTACGGGACGAACGGGTGTTTTATAGAAAATGAATTTCTTACAGGGCAAAACCTTGCAATCCCCTTTTCTACCTGATGCCCTGATTTTAATTAGCTAATTTGTTAATTAGTCAATGTGCTAATTGTGATGTTTTGGGGGAGAGGAGTTCCGGATTGCTTTTGTTGCTTGCTGAAAAAGGTTTACAAAAAACATGGAAAACCCTCAAGGTTTTTAAAACCTTGAGGGTTTTTGAAAAATAAAAATTCTTTCCATGGATATGAAAACCCTGACGGGTTATTATCAGGCAAACCAAATACCTGTTTTATCCTGAAATCAGCTTAAAAATTTTGCTTACCCGTTAGGGTTGAGTTCCTGTTTCGGGAGGTTTGGGCTTTTCTTCACCGGCTTTATAAAGGTTAAAAAGTTTACGCGTTTCGGCGTCGTCTCTGTAAATTGACTTGGCGCATTCGCTCACATAACTCATCTTTGCCCATATACGGTTAAGGACAATAATTCTATCCCGTTTCGACAAGCCTCGGGCTTTTTTAAGTAGTTCCTGCTTTTTGTTAAGCCGGATAATCGCCTGAGCTGAAGTATTAATTTTTGCAGCCTCGGTTTCAGTAAGTCCTTTGTTTACCAATAAAGGTTTGTAGTCGGGATTTTTGTAACTGGTGAATGCCCTATCGAGCAATTGGGGCAGGAGGGTTTGCGAGTTGCGCATTTTAAGGTAATCTTTCTTACCAAACAGATTCAACATAGCTGCATTGCCCGGAAAAGCATGTTCAACATAAATAAAAACATCCTGAAGAATATTTCTTCCATTGGTCATTTCTGTTGTTAACTGTTGCGTAGCAAGGGCAGTAAGGCTTACATTGTCAGCATCGGAGGTAAACGAGCGGGCAACCTCAATGTCGTTGCGCCAGTCGGTATTGAAGGGTCCATCAAGGTCGGGATATTTTTTTACAAAAGCATCCCTCCTTTCATCAAAGGCGGCATTCATAAGGTCGCCTTGTTCAATTACTTTGTCATCGGGTTTGTTATAATCCCTTTTGACTTCATCTGAATTTGTCATTACTGAAAATTTTAATTAATACTAAATGAATTATATTACAACCATTTATAAAACATTTACATAATCAATATCCGGTTACCTATAAACCGGTGCAGGCAAATCGCTCAACTATTTTTCACTTTAAACTTTTTAATTTCTATTTGTCCTTTGTCCTTTTTTACTGTAAATCACCATATAGAGGCTGATCAGTGTCGTCTATAGCCTGATCGGCATCATCTATAATCTGGCTGGCATCATCGGGGATGTAACTGGCATCGTCTATATGCCGACCTGCATCGTTGGGAGCTTGATCCGTACCGTCTATAACCTGATCGGCATCGCCTATAACCTGGCTGGTATCATCGAGAGTATGACCGGCATCATCTATAGCCTGCTAAATATCATCTATAGCCATAAAAGCATCATCAAGAGGGTGGCAACATTTTTCGGTAAATGGAAGAACTGCATTTAGGAGGAATAATCCTGCCATGACTGGATTTTGCATTGTTTCTATAGGCGTAAATTTTTCAACGTAACAAAGAACTTTTGTGCCTTTGGGGCAAAGCCTGGCAGCTTTTCCCCGGTGGGGCATCTCCCTGCCTCTTACCACAGCCAAGAGGCTTCTCTGTACATTAAAAGCAAATCCGAATGTAAAAGTACAAAAAATGAAGCAAACAAGATACAACGCAAGTATTTTTTAAAATTCGTAAAAAAATTTTAATGAGCAAACTGAAGCTTCCGGCAAGCTGAACTATTTTTTAAAATTACGAATTAAAAATTACGAATTACGGGGCTAAACCTGCCAGATTCCGATAAAATCGGAACTGGCAGAGTTTAAAACGAGATTCAATTACGAATTCTTTGCGATTCTTTGCTAAAAACTCAGCGATTCTTTGCGGTTTAATTTTTTTATCAAAATGACAAAAAAAATTACGAATTACGGGGCTAAACCTGCCAGAGTACGAAGTTCCTGGCAGAGTTTAAAACGAGATTCAATTACGAATTCTTTGCGCTTCTTTGCGTAGAACTCAGCGATTCTTTGCGGTTTAATTATTTTATCAAAATGACAAAAAAATTACGAATTACGGGGCTAAACCTGCCAGATTCCGATAAAATCGGAACTGGTAGAGTTTAAAACGAGATTCAATTACGAATTCTTTGCGCTTCTTTGCTAAAAACTCAGCGATTCTTTGCGGTTTAATTTTTTTATCAAAATGACGAAAAAAATTACGAATTACGGGGCTAAACCTGCCAGAGTACGAAGTTCCTGGCAGAGTTTAAAACGAGATTCAATTACGAATTCTTTGCGCCTCTTTGCTAAAAACTCAGCGATTCTTTGCGGTTTAATTTTTTTACCGCAGAGAACGGAAAGAATTGCGCAGAGAACCGCAAAGCCTGCCTTGTTGAAAAAATAACGTATCATAAAGATTTATCAATATTTTTCTTCATAAGTAATTGTTTTATAATTTTAGACTGGAAAACGAATCATCATTTATAAAAACTATGAGAATAAACCTGAATGAAGTTACAAACAACGGTTGTAAAACCGGATGTGCGAAGGGCGCAACTTCGCAATTGAGATTTTTTTACAAATGTATTTTTATGATTTTAGTTAATTTGTTAAATTTTTTATATGAAAATACTTTACAATTTATATTTTTGAATAAAATTTTTTTAATAAAACATGCCCGATACTTCCCTACTTAGTTTTGTGGACTATTGCCAAACGTATATAAAGGGCGATGAAAAGGGCGAAGCCCAGATTTTTTTAGATCATTTTTTTACGGCATTGGGTTATTCCGAAGGATTAAAAGGCGCAGGAGCCGATTGCGAATTTAGGATTAAAGATGGGAAAAAAGGCAGTACCAGTTTTGCCGATTTAGTATGGAAACCCATTGTACTGATTGAAATGAAAAAACGGGACGAAAAGCTTGATTTGCATTACCAGCAGGCTTTTACTTACTGGACACAGCTTGTTCCAAACCGTCCACAATACGTTATTTTGTGCAACTTCGATGAATTCTGGATTTACGACCTCAATCGCCAGATTTACGATCCACTGGAAATAGTGCCCCTTTCCAAACTACCCGACATGAAAGATGCTTTTGCTTTCATGCTTCCAAAACCGGCTACTCCTCTTTTCGGAAAAAATAAGGACGACGTTACGGAAAATGTAGCTTATTTATTGACCGATGTATTTAAAACGCTTAGAAAACGGTATAATCAGGAAGATGCTTTACGCTATTGCCTGCAACTAATCCTTACCCTTTTTGCTGAGGATGTAAACCTTTTACCATCCAATATTTTTTCACGCATTTTGCAGGAGTTGCAGAATGAAATTAATGATGGTCTTAATCCAGTTGAAAAATCGTATGATTTAATCAGCGGGTTATTCCGCGAAATGAATATCTCGGGTGTTACTGCCAGCGGCAGATATAAAGGAGTCGAATATTTTAACGGAGGGCTGTTCGAGAACATTTATTCCATCGAATTAACGCCAAATGAAATAGGACTGGTAAGCGCTGCTGCTTCTAAAAACTGGCATAAAGTAAATCCAGCTATCTTCGGATCCATTTTTGAAAAAGCCCTTAATGATACCGAACGACATAAGCTGGGTGCGCATTATACCCATGAGTTGGATATTAAAAAAATTGTTGACCCGGTAATTGTGCAGCCTTGGACAAGAAAGATTGATCAGGCACAATCACTTGACGATTATTATATTTTACTTAACGAACTTGTTGATTTTAAAATTTTGGATGCTGCCTGCGGAAGTGGTAATTTCCTGTTTGTTGCCTTTAAGGAAATGAAACTGATAGAACGCAAGCTTCTTTTTCTTGTCAGAAAACACTCTGTTAACAAAGGCGACGGCCAGCGGCTGGCGGACTTCCTGCGTGAATACCCTTATGTAAATACACGGCAATTTTACGGTATAGATATAAAACCCCTTGCTGTGGAGCTTGCCAAAGTTACCCTGATGATAGCCAAAGAACTTTCGTGGGCAGAAAACAGGGAGGACTATGACCAAAAGTTTAAACCCCTGCCTTTGGATAATCTCGATCAAAACATTATCTGCGAAGATGCCCTGCTCAATGCCGATGGCAGTCCCAGAGAATGGCAACAGGCTGACGTCATCATCGGCAACCCTCCTTACCAGAGCAAGAATAAAATGCAACAGGAGTTCGGAGTAGAATATATTAACCGTTTGCGGGCAGCTTATCCCGGAGTTCCGGGCAGGGCAGACTTTTGTGTGTATTGGTTTTACAAAGCACACCAGCATCTGAAACCCGGATGTTATGCCGGTTTGGTAGGTACCAATACTATCCGCCAAAATTATAGCCGCGAAGGCAGCCTTGATTACATAGTTAACAACGGGGGAACTATTTTTAATGCCGTAAGCAGCGAAAAATGGAGTGGCGAAGCCGCCGTGTTTGTAAGTATCGTCAACTGGAAAAAGGGAGAATACGAAGGAGAAAAAACGTTATATTACCTTGATGAAAAAGACACATTGCAAAGTCTCAGGCAAAGCCGTATCAACAGTAGCCTGAGCCTGAAAACCGATGTTTCTTCTGCCAGGGTGCTGCAATGTAATCGCACTCCCAAACGGGTGTTTCAGGGACAAACCCACGGACACGAAGGATTCCTGCTCAGCAAAGCCGAAGCATTGCAACTGCTGAAACAGCATCCGGAATATGCTGAAATATTGAAGCCTTTTCTGATAGGCGACGAATTAGTTTCCAACCCGGGTTCCCAGCCTGGCAGGTTTGTGATTGATTTTACTTATAAAAACCAAATAGAAGCATCAAAATATCATAAACTTTACCAAATACTTGAAGAAAAAGTTTTACCCGATGTTGAAAAGAAAGCAAAGGATGAAGAAGCCGGTATAACCAAACCAAATGGCAGAGTGGCACAATTAGGCATTTGGTGGAAAATGTGGCGCAGAAGAGAAGATATGTTGCAGTCTGTTTCTAGACTAAATCGGTATATTTCGTGTTCAAGAGTTACATTAAGACCAATATTTTCTTTTATTGATTCGGAAATAAGACCAAATGATGCCTTAATGGTATTTGTTTACGACGACTATTTTAGCTTTGGAATAATCCAATCAAAACATCATTGGGAATGGTATAATGAAAAATGTTCTACTCTTGGAAATCAATATAGATATACTGCCAATTCTATTTGGGATACTTTTCCTTTTCCCCAGCATCCCACAGAAAAACAGGTGGAGAAAGTGGCAGAGGCGGCACGTAATCTGTATCAGGAACGTAGCCGGACATTGAAGGATTACAACATGAGCCTTCGCGACTTGTACCGCCTGCTGGAAAAGCCCGGCAAAAATCCCATCAAAGACCTTCACCGGATGTTAGACGAAGCCGTAACCGAAGCTTATGGGTTCAATCCGCAACACGATATGCTGGAACAATTGCTTACCCTTAACCTGGAAGTTGCCACCAGGGAAGCCAACGGAGAACAGGTACAATCCCCCGGTTTGCCGGAATGGATTACAGACAAAGGAAAATTTGTAGATGAGGAATGCGTGAGGTTTAAAGGGTAAAACTAAAATAAATAATCATGTATATAGCTTATTTTGACGAAACAGGCGATGATGGATATCCCGTGTATTCGTCCGAGTTATTTATTCTTACCAGCTTATACATGCATAGTAGCAATTGGAAAGAAAATTATTACCGCATTTATGAATTCCGTAAAGAATTAAAGGCTAATTATGGTTTTCCGATAAAAGAAGAATTTCATGCAAAAGAATTTATTACCGATAAAGACCCTTATCATGGCAAATATACTGCTAATATACGCAAAGAAATAATATTCCGCTTTTTTCAGTTTATTCCTTCATTAGATATAAAGATTATTTCCGTAGCAATTGATAAACAAAAAATACAACGTCCGGAATATAATGTGCTGAAGAAAGCTTTAACATATAACGTACAAAGGATAGAAAACGACTTAATCAAAACACAGGAAAAATTTCTGATTATAACTGATGAAGGAAGAGTAAGCGCCATGCGTAATATTACTCGTTCTATACAGAAGATAAATTATATACCTACTGGTGATGGCTCAGGAAGTTACCGGAAAGAAATCAAATGTTTGATAGAAGACCCTTTACCAAAACCATCCAATGAATCGTTTTTCATTCAGTTGGTAGATTTATTTTCTTTTATAATCAATTTGTATGTGAAACAAAACTTATGCGTTCCTAAATTACAATGGGGGAAAAGGATACTTAATGTTTTAGATTATGGTAACGAAATAACATTACTAGATTTAATCAGGGGAAAATTAAATACTAAAGCAAGTAAGAGTAATGAATATGGAATTGTCTATTACCCAAAATGACAGAAACCGCCCTTAAGAAGCGGTTTCTGTATAAATT includes these proteins:
- a CDS encoding DUF3800 domain-containing protein, coding for MYIAYFDETGDDGYPVYSSELFILTSLYMHSSNWKENYYRIYEFRKELKANYGFPIKEEFHAKEFITDKDPYHGKYTANIRKEIIFRFFQFIPSLDIKIISVAIDKQKIQRPEYNVLKKALTYNVQRIENDLIKTQEKFLIITDEGRVSAMRNITRSIQKINYIPTGDGSGSYRKEIKCLIEDPLPKPSNESFFIQLVDLFSFIINLYVKQNLCVPKLQWGKRILNVLDYGNEITLLDLIRGKLNTKASKSNEYGIVYYPK
- a CDS encoding N-6 DNA methylase — encoded protein: MPDTSLLSFVDYCQTYIKGDEKGEAQIFLDHFFTALGYSEGLKGAGADCEFRIKDGKKGSTSFADLVWKPIVLIEMKKRDEKLDLHYQQAFTYWTQLVPNRPQYVILCNFDEFWIYDLNRQIYDPLEIVPLSKLPDMKDAFAFMLPKPATPLFGKNKDDVTENVAYLLTDVFKTLRKRYNQEDALRYCLQLILTLFAEDVNLLPSNIFSRILQELQNEINDGLNPVEKSYDLISGLFREMNISGVTASGRYKGVEYFNGGLFENIYSIELTPNEIGLVSAAASKNWHKVNPAIFGSIFEKALNDTERHKLGAHYTHELDIKKIVDPVIVQPWTRKIDQAQSLDDYYILLNELVDFKILDAACGSGNFLFVAFKEMKLIERKLLFLVRKHSVNKGDGQRLADFLREYPYVNTRQFYGIDIKPLAVELAKVTLMIAKELSWAENREDYDQKFKPLPLDNLDQNIICEDALLNADGSPREWQQADVIIGNPPYQSKNKMQQEFGVEYINRLRAAYPGVPGRADFCVYWFYKAHQHLKPGCYAGLVGTNTIRQNYSREGSLDYIVNNGGTIFNAVSSEKWSGEAAVFVSIVNWKKGEYEGEKTLYYLDEKDTLQSLRQSRINSSLSLKTDVSSARVLQCNRTPKRVFQGQTHGHEGFLLSKAEALQLLKQHPEYAEILKPFLIGDELVSNPGSQPGRFVIDFTYKNQIEASKYHKLYQILEEKVLPDVEKKAKDEEAGITKPNGRVAQLGIWWKMWRRREDMLQSVSRLNRYISCSRVTLRPIFSFIDSEIRPNDALMVFVYDDYFSFGIIQSKHHWEWYNEKCSTLGNQYRYTANSIWDTFPFPQHPTEKQVEKVAEAARNLYQERSRTLKDYNMSLRDLYRLLEKPGKNPIKDLHRMLDEAVTEAYGFNPQHDMLEQLLTLNLEVATREANGEQVQSPGLPEWITDKGKFVDEECVRFKG
- a CDS encoding N-6 DNA methylase, which gives rise to MVSFVSEKTDLVFDPATGRGAFLEALIKLNKKEITFFGTDIDHEVLNDEIYNNKNCLVEKRDFIKNPPQRKFKAIVANPPYIRHHRIDEKTKTTLKKLSASITGFTIDGRAGYHIYFFIQALNHLEEDGRLAFIMPADTCEGTFASKLWKWISENYCLEAVITFEQKATPFPNVDTNAIVFLIKNSKPNENIFWVKSNLAYSTDLLEFVSSKFTKLTFDSLEITNRKLKEAIDTGLTRPEQNHNGFKYHLHDFANVMRGIATGSNEFFFLTAKQVIELGIPDEFIKRAVGRTKDATSNILTENDLNILEEKQRPTFLFSINNIHNNFPKSVLNYLKVGEEMGLPNLSLIKQRKPWYKMEKREISPLLFAYLGRRNTRFILNEAGVIPLTCFLCVYPIYTDKKYIRNLWEALNHPDTLENLKLVGKSYGSGALKVEPGKLNKLPIPEHIVEQFELKRPYKKTDAQLDLFREKEEKYKIIS